CACCGTTGCAGGGGATGCGGCGGAAGAAGCCGTTCCCGAAAGCAGCAGATTGCTGACATGATTGCAGATATACCGTTGTTTGCGTGAAGCGCATTGCAGGGCGGACATGATTTCCTCTTTTGAGTTATCTTTCATCACTACTCCGAAAGCCATACTGCTGAATAATACCTGCCGGAGAAAATTGATACTTAACTCATCGGAGAACAGAATCCAGTCGGCCTCTTTAAACCGCTCCTGCAGGACGATCAGTTCGTCCGCTCCGGCAAAATCGAATAAGGTATAATCCAGAATAACCACTGCTTGCGGATACAGGCGCAGCTGCTGAATCAGTTCGGCCTTGTTGTCAGCTTCTAAAAGAACGGATACATCCTTTTGCCGGCTTAGCAGAAACATCATTCCTGCCTTGCTGATATCCTGATTATCTGCGATGATATATTCCCTCATAATGATCAATTAAAAAAACTCCGCTACAAATGTACGCATTTTGCGCGATTTGTAGCGGAGTTATTCTTATATTCTTCTGTTCGGATTACCAGGCACGTCCTTTGAAGATGTTTGACTGATCCAGTGGGACGATGTTACCGTTCAATGTCAGGTTGTTGTTATTGAAGTTCGGGCTGATAGATACCGAAGCATTGTTGTTACCGCTGCTCATATTAATAAATACCTGAGCTGAGATACCGATGCCCTGTACACTGAATGAACAGTTTACATTTCCTTTCTTATCGATATTCATCTTCATGTCCGAAGAGTTACCGTCTACAGTCACACCACCGATACCGTTAGGGCCGGGATAAGGAGTGTTGAACGCTGTCTGTACAGTGGCTCTGTTTCCGTTCATCAGGACGAAGTTAGTGTTGGAAGTCACGAAGGAACTCATACCGTTACGGAAGATCACCTGATTGGCTTCCAGAACAAACTGTTTGTTCTTCAAAGCCTGTACAGCCTGCTGGTAGGCTGCCATGTCCTGTACCTGTTCTTCTGCGCGAAGTTTTGCTCTTTCTGCGTCTCTTTCTGCTTTTCTGTCTGCGCGGCGGATGGCTGCGTTACTTTCCTGTGCATACATCATTGTGCTCGCACTTACTAAAACTAATGCTAATAATGCAATAAACTTTTTCATAACTTTTTTTTGTTTAGGTTTAATACGTTGTTCGTTTATTGCAAAAACAAAGTGTATGCCAGATTGTTCACGGGCGTTTTACAATTTTATATCCGATAGCTGCGACAGCGATACTCATTAAAGGACTGATAATGTTGAAAAAGCAATAGGGGAGGTACACCAGCGTAGGCACACTCAGGATGGTAGCCTGAGTCATTCCGCAGGTATTCCATGGGATCAGTACGGATGTAACGGTTACTGAATCCTCGGTGGTCCGGCTGAGCAGGCAGCTTTCGTAACCTTTTTTAGCATAAATGTCGCGAAACATATTACCGGTCAGGATGATGCTGATGTACTGGTCGGCAGTTGCCAGATTGAGGAAAAGCCCCGAACAGACGGTAGCCGATACGACGCTGACCGTTTTCTTCATGAAACGTACGAAGAGCGATGTGATGCTTCCCAGCATACCGCTGGCTGTCATTGCCCCGCCGAAACACATGGCACATAATATCAGCCAGATGGTATTCATCATTCCCGACATACCACGGGTGGCAATTAAATCTGTCAAAACAGCATTGTCGGTCTGCAGGCTTGTCTTGCCGTAGATGGTCATCATCAGTCCTTTAAATAGGGAGTCGAAGTTGGAAACGGCAGCCCCCGAAATTTCCCGCAACAAATCCGGTTGGAAGATCAGAGCGAAAATGCCCGCCAATAGAGTGGACAGAAACAGGGTAATGATGGAAGGCACTTTCCGTGCAATCAATATGCCTGTTGCTATCGGTATAATCAGCAGCCACGGGGTGATATGGAACTTTTCATTCAGGGCAGCTGCCACTTCCGCGATGTGCTGGGTATTGCTGGCGTCATGAGACAGACCTGCTACCGTAAATATAATCAGTGTGATGATCAGTGAGGGCACCGTAGTAATCATCATGTAGCGGATATGACGGAAGAGGGGCGTGTCCGTGACGGATGCCGCCAATATGGTCGTCTCGGACAAGGGAGAAACCTTATCGCCGAAATAGGCACCGGAGATGATAGCTCCCGCAATCCAGCCTTCTTCAAATCCCTGTGCCTTTCCGATGCCCATGAGGGCAATACCGATAGTGGCGATCGTTGTCCATGAACTTCCGGTCATAACGGAGATCAATACGCAAATAATACAGGTGGATGTCAGGAAGAAACTGGGATGGATAATCTGCATCCCGTAATAAATCAAAGTGGGCACTACTCCGCTAATCATCCAGATACCGCTTAATGCGCCGATAATCAGTAAGATGATGATGGCTGTTGTCACTCCTGCCACGTTGTTCGTGATTGCCAGTTCGTAGTCTTTCCAAGGGATTTTGTAGAAAGCCATGCCGATAAGGATACAAATGGCGGTGGTAGTAAGCAGCGATACCTGACTTCCGCCATTGAGGGCATCACTGCCAAATACACGAATGGTGGCGAATAGTAATATCACTAATACGACAATGGGCAATAGTGATACGAGGGGAGATGGAGCTTTCTTCATTCTAAATATAACGCTTTATTATTTAATCTGGTGGTTTAGGTTTCTTTATTATGTAACTGCCGGACCTTCAATGATGTCGGATGCTTTATTGATTTCAGGCATCGATTCCGGTAAATGTCTTTAG
This sequence is a window from Bacteroides thetaiotaomicron VPI-5482. Protein-coding genes within it:
- a CDS encoding Na+/H+ antiporter NhaC family protein: MKKAPSPLVSLLPIVVLVILLFATIRVFGSDALNGGSQVSLLTTTAICILIGMAFYKIPWKDYELAITNNVAGVTTAIIILLIIGALSGIWMISGVVPTLIYYGMQIIHPSFFLTSTCIICVLISVMTGSSWTTIATIGIALMGIGKAQGFEEGWIAGAIISGAYFGDKVSPLSETTILAASVTDTPLFRHIRYMMITTVPSLIITLIIFTVAGLSHDASNTQHIAEVAAALNEKFHITPWLLIIPIATGILIARKVPSIITLFLSTLLAGIFALIFQPDLLREISGAAVSNFDSLFKGLMMTIYGKTSLQTDNAVLTDLIATRGMSGMMNTIWLILCAMCFGGAMTASGMLGSITSLFVRFMKKTVSVVSATVCSGLFLNLATADQYISIILTGNMFRDIYAKKGYESCLLSRTTEDSVTVTSVLIPWNTCGMTQATILSVPTLVYLPYCFFNIISPLMSIAVAAIGYKIVKRP
- a CDS encoding response regulator transcription factor — encoded protein: MREYIIADNQDISKAGMMFLLSRQKDVSVLLEADNKAELIQQLRLYPQAVVILDYTLFDFAGADELIVLQERFKEADWILFSDELSINFLRQVLFSSMAFGVVMKDNSKEEIMSALQCASRKQRYICNHVSNLLLSGTASSAASPATVDDHLLTQTEKNILKEIALGKTTKEIAAEKNLSFHTINSHRKNIFRKLGVNNVHEATKYAMRAGIVDLAEYYI
- a CDS encoding DUF4251 domain-containing protein, coding for MKKFIALLALVLVSASTMMYAQESNAAIRRADRKAERDAERAKLRAEEQVQDMAAYQQAVQALKNKQFVLEANQVIFRNGMSSFVTSNTNFVLMNGNRATVQTAFNTPYPGPNGIGGVTVDGNSSDMKMNIDKKGNVNCSFSVQGIGISAQVFINMSSGNNNASVSISPNFNNNNLTLNGNIVPLDQSNIFKGRAW